From the Methanomassiliicoccus luminyensis B10 genome, one window contains:
- a CDS encoding DUF367 family protein, with protein MDVRLYVYDEDQCDPKKCTGKKLVRFKLAQEVPSLRRVPYGAVVLTPFSQKSISREDAGKAQAHGLLVMDMSWNSIEGFPKLRGDLQQRALPYMLAANPVNWGKPFKLSSVEALAASLYIMGYKDQARAILSKFSWGEQFLKLNQEPLDRYSEVETSAEVVRIQMEYVPPERPEKGEEK; from the coding sequence ATGGACGTCAGGCTGTACGTTTACGACGAGGACCAGTGCGATCCCAAGAAGTGCACCGGGAAGAAGCTGGTGCGCTTCAAGCTGGCTCAAGAGGTGCCGTCCCTGAGGCGAGTGCCGTACGGGGCCGTCGTGCTCACGCCGTTCTCGCAGAAGTCCATCTCCCGCGAGGACGCCGGCAAGGCCCAGGCGCACGGCCTGCTGGTGATGGACATGTCCTGGAACAGCATCGAGGGGTTCCCCAAGCTCCGGGGCGACCTCCAGCAGCGTGCCCTGCCGTACATGCTCGCCGCCAACCCGGTGAACTGGGGCAAGCCGTTCAAGCTGTCCAGCGTGGAGGCGCTGGCCGCGTCCCTCTACATCATGGGGTACAAGGATCAGGCCCGGGCGATCCTCTCCAAGTTCTCGTGGGGGGAGCAGTTCCTGAAGCTGAACCAGGAGCCCCTGGACCGCTACTCCGAAGTGGAGACCAGCGCCGAGGTGGTGCGGATCCAGATGGAATATGTGCCGCCGGAGCGGCCGGAAAAGGGCGAGGAAAAGTAG
- a CDS encoding archaellin/type IV pilin N-terminal domain-containing protein gives MMKLKKSMKNRSAVSPVIATILMVAITVVLAAVLYVMVMGFGEDPGNNPNGSIGPAQRLAEDSYKVGVGSITSTEVLVSDCKVNLLYNGQAGAAIDADEASAKEIIKVGTEPNVVSISGLYQDVDGNDKISAGDTILITGGAALPAGNYEVKLLGPNAQIAACTFTVY, from the coding sequence ATGATGAAGTTGAAGAAGAGCATGAAGAACCGCTCTGCAGTGTCCCCTGTGATTGCCACCATCCTGATGGTCGCTATCACTGTGGTCCTTGCGGCTGTTCTGTATGTGATGGTTATGGGATTCGGGGAAGACCCCGGCAACAACCCGAACGGGTCTATCGGCCCCGCTCAGAGATTGGCTGAAGACAGTTACAAGGTCGGGGTAGGCTCGATCACTTCGACCGAGGTTCTGGTGTCCGACTGCAAGGTTAACCTGCTATACAATGGACAGGCAGGCGCGGCCATAGATGCAGATGAAGCTAGTGCAAAAGAGATAATTAAGGTCGGAACTGAACCAAACGTAGTATCTATATCTGGACTGTATCAGGACGTTGACGGAAACGACAAGATATCTGCTGGTGACACCATTCTGATCACCGGAGGCGCCGCTCTGCCTGCAGGCAACTACGAAGTGAAGCTTCTGGGCCCCAACGCTCAGATAGCGGCTTGCACGTTCACCGTGTACTAA
- the hxlA gene encoding 3-hexulose-6-phosphate synthase: MKPVLQVALDLMHLKRAVEIAGEAVEGGADWIEAGTPLIKSEGVDSIRTLKRAFPGHVIVADMKTMDVGGAEVEIAAKGGADVVSVLGLSDDGTIREAVLSARQYGAKVMVDMIGVVDRPSRAKRAEELGASYICLHVGIDEQMKGSSSPLEVLKKVSEAVSIPIAVAGGITSETAPELMKAGASIVIVGGGIIKAENVTAATRKVKDAMLSGEGIANELSKKYGKDELFTAFSKVSTCNIADAQHKSGVMKNILPRIDHGVKMVGRALTVQTSKGDWAKPVEAIDRASDGDVLVVDAGGSDIAVFGELAAWSGRMRGVRGVVIDGAVRDVEAIYEMGFPAFSRHIAPNAGEPKGYGGIGHEIICGEMVVRTGDWIIGDESGVVVVPQEMAVEIANRSLDVAERENRVREEIKRGGTLSKVQELEKWEQVH; encoded by the coding sequence ATGAAACCCGTGCTGCAGGTGGCCCTGGACCTGATGCACCTCAAGCGGGCGGTGGAGATCGCCGGAGAGGCCGTGGAAGGGGGAGCTGATTGGATCGAGGCGGGGACCCCGCTCATCAAATCGGAGGGAGTGGACTCCATCCGCACCCTGAAGAGGGCGTTCCCGGGACACGTCATCGTCGCGGACATGAAGACCATGGACGTCGGCGGGGCCGAGGTGGAGATAGCGGCGAAGGGCGGCGCGGACGTAGTGTCGGTGCTCGGCCTCTCCGACGACGGCACCATCCGCGAGGCGGTGCTGTCGGCGCGGCAGTACGGCGCTAAGGTCATGGTGGACATGATCGGGGTGGTCGATCGTCCGTCGAGAGCGAAGAGGGCCGAGGAGCTCGGAGCTTCGTACATCTGCCTGCACGTGGGGATCGACGAGCAAATGAAGGGGAGCTCGTCCCCCCTGGAAGTGCTGAAGAAGGTGTCCGAGGCAGTGTCCATACCCATCGCCGTGGCCGGGGGGATAACGTCGGAAACGGCCCCCGAGCTGATGAAGGCCGGGGCGTCCATCGTCATCGTGGGCGGGGGGATCATCAAGGCCGAGAACGTGACGGCCGCAACCCGCAAGGTCAAGGACGCCATGCTCTCAGGCGAGGGCATCGCCAATGAGCTTTCGAAGAAGTACGGGAAGGATGAGCTGTTCACCGCGTTCTCCAAGGTGTCGACGTGCAACATCGCCGACGCCCAGCACAAGAGCGGAGTGATGAAGAACATCCTGCCCCGCATCGATCACGGCGTAAAGATGGTGGGCCGCGCTCTCACCGTGCAGACATCCAAGGGCGACTGGGCCAAGCCGGTGGAGGCCATCGACCGGGCCAGCGACGGCGATGTCCTGGTCGTCGACGCGGGGGGCAGCGACATCGCGGTGTTCGGCGAGCTGGCGGCGTGGAGCGGCCGCATGAGGGGCGTCAGAGGAGTGGTCATCGACGGCGCCGTCCGCGATGTCGAGGCCATCTACGAGATGGGGTTCCCGGCGTTCTCCCGCCACATCGCCCCCAACGCCGGGGAGCCCAAGGGGTACGGCGGCATCGGGCACGAGATCATCTGCGGGGAGATGGTGGTCCGCACCGGGGACTGGATCATCGGCGACGAGAGCGGCGTGGTGGTGGTGCCGCAGGAGATGGCGGTGGAGATCGCCAACCGCTCCCTGGACGTGGCGGAGCGGGAGAACCGCGTGCGCGAGGAGATAAAGCGCGGCGGCACCCTCTCCAAGGTGCAGGAGCTGGAGAAATGGGAGCAGGTTCACTGA
- a CDS encoding PHP domain-containing protein produces MGAGSLINLHTHTLYSDGDYTPEQIVGAASKGHLTHIAITDHFETSKVRSLRAPKFPEYLDLLRDLGRRYPDVKVLAGVEIDTDPRRCDLDNLPIDLLNQLDLVLFEYVQTDRGTTVEGLEPLLSQLKVPCGLAHNDLEMNFKDLSPPELAEHLRGHGLFVEINTAWPYKRDGVPFYELARDRYAAFRGRVKISVGTDVHHALSEVYSLEMPYRFVRRQGLEDDLLF; encoded by the coding sequence ATGGGAGCAGGTTCACTGATCAACCTGCACACCCACACCCTGTACTCCGACGGCGACTACACCCCCGAGCAGATCGTGGGAGCGGCGTCGAAGGGCCACCTGACGCACATCGCCATAACCGACCATTTCGAGACCTCCAAGGTCCGCTCGCTCAGGGCCCCAAAGTTCCCGGAGTACCTGGACCTGCTGCGCGATCTGGGGCGCCGCTACCCGGACGTCAAGGTCCTGGCGGGCGTGGAGATTGACACTGACCCCCGCCGGTGCGACCTCGACAACCTGCCGATCGACCTCCTGAACCAGCTCGACCTGGTCCTGTTCGAGTACGTGCAGACCGACCGCGGCACCACCGTGGAGGGCCTGGAGCCCCTCCTCTCGCAGCTCAAGGTCCCCTGCGGCCTCGCCCACAACGACCTGGAGATGAACTTCAAGGACCTGAGCCCCCCGGAGCTGGCGGAGCACCTCCGGGGCCACGGCCTGTTCGTAGAGATCAACACCGCGTGGCCGTACAAGAGGGACGGGGTGCCGTTCTACGAGCTGGCCAGGGACCGCTACGCCGCGTTCCGCGGAAGGGTCAAGATATCGGTCGGCACCGACGTGCACCATGCCCTGAGCGAGGTCTACAGCCTGGAGATGCCGTACCGCTTCGTGCGGCGGCAGGGGCTGGAGGACGACCTCCTGTTCTGA
- a CDS encoding alpha/beta hydrolase family esterase produces the protein METIAVGGREREFILHLPTGGTEGLPLIIALHSLNSNARLMEFMTDLSLRADERGFVAAYPQGTGPAGKRSWNALFCCAEARAQKVDDVGFVSELIELMKERYGTRETFVTGFSNGGMLAHAAGSCWRTRSTPSPRWERR, from the coding sequence ATGGAGACCATCGCAGTCGGGGGCAGAGAGAGGGAGTTCATTCTTCACCTGCCAACGGGCGGTACCGAAGGCCTTCCTCTTATCATCGCCCTGCACTCGCTGAACAGCAATGCCAGGCTGATGGAGTTCATGACCGACCTGTCTCTGAGGGCCGACGAGCGCGGGTTCGTGGCGGCGTACCCGCAGGGCACTGGACCGGCCGGCAAGCGTTCGTGGAACGCGCTGTTCTGCTGCGCCGAGGCCAGGGCGCAAAAGGTCGACGACGTCGGGTTCGTATCCGAGCTCATCGAGCTGATGAAGGAGCGCTACGGCACCAGGGAAACGTTCGTCACCGGCTTCTCCAACGGCGGCATGCTCGCCCACGCGGCGGGATCATGCTGGCGGACAAGATCGACGCCATCGCCACGGTGGGAGCGACGATAG
- a CDS encoding RDD family protein, with product MHTGFDILESSGALRSHWLRRFVAGFIDIALIFVPIWFALSFLTISDRAIVTGLSAGVAWFLYSGLLEGRYGRTVGKLLVHLKVVSMRERRTYRQTFIRSIPKLFWYIFLPFDVAVGLAIEGDPRKRWSDGVARTLVIAYYPAVPRAKKVPQPRPRMHQKEDDFEL from the coding sequence ATGCACACAGGATTTGATATACTCGAGAGCAGCGGAGCGCTTCGCTCCCACTGGCTTAGGAGATTTGTCGCGGGGTTCATCGACATCGCGCTGATCTTCGTGCCCATCTGGTTCGCCCTGAGCTTTTTGACGATCTCCGACCGCGCCATCGTCACCGGCCTGAGCGCGGGGGTGGCGTGGTTCCTCTACTCGGGCCTGCTGGAGGGCCGCTACGGCCGCACCGTGGGCAAGCTGCTGGTGCACCTGAAGGTGGTGTCCATGCGCGAGCGCAGGACCTACCGGCAAACCTTCATACGCTCGATACCGAAACTGTTCTGGTACATCTTCCTCCCCTTCGACGTGGCGGTCGGCCTGGCCATTGAGGGGGACCCCCGCAAGCGGTGGTCCGACGGCGTCGCCAGGACCCTGGTCATAGCGTACTATCCCGCGGTCCCGCGGGCCAAGAAGGTGCCCCAGCCGAGGCCGAGGATGCACCAGAAGGAGGATGACTTCGAGCTCTGA
- a CDS encoding arsenate reductase ArsC, protein MVDRDHEAPKKRVLFICCHNAARSQMAEALLNARYGERFRAFSAGTEPSEAIDPLAMEAMKEIGIDMSKQRTKSVDELIRIQAVFDYVVTVCPKARMTCPYFPAPEQVHVGFDDPEDLEGSEEERMALMRKVRDDIGEWIDRFFGSR, encoded by the coding sequence ATGGTCGACCGGGATCACGAAGCGCCCAAGAAGCGCGTGCTGTTCATCTGCTGCCACAACGCCGCCCGCTCCCAGATGGCGGAGGCCCTCCTCAACGCCCGGTACGGGGAGAGGTTCCGCGCCTTCTCCGCCGGCACCGAGCCGAGCGAGGCGATCGACCCCCTGGCCATGGAGGCGATGAAGGAGATCGGCATCGACATGTCCAAGCAAAGGACCAAGAGCGTGGACGAGCTCATCCGCATCCAGGCGGTGTTCGATTACGTCGTCACGGTATGCCCGAAGGCCCGCATGACCTGCCCCTACTTCCCCGCCCCGGAACAGGTGCACGTCGGATTCGACGACCCCGAGGACCTCGAGGGGAGCGAGGAGGAGCGCATGGCCCTGATGCGAAAGGTCCGCGACGACATCGGGGAGTGGATCGACCGCTTCTTCGGGTCCCGCTGA
- a CDS encoding lysylphosphatidylglycerol synthase transmembrane domain-containing protein, which yields MASGWKRHWKRYAAIAAISVILVGGLVLQADPRDLADKLASVDLFLLGAAVALFLLSILLRAVRWHVLLLAADQKLRFRTSLVQLLVGQALNDLTPVKVLGDAVRIVGVNKEACVPIGSGLASIVEEKLMDVMLVTAVMIVSAVLLFPIMPFQAWMVITAVVGLVVLANIVILLVLRHPDIISKAGSVATRAARRLRRGEGADRLEGALDKTARSFGQALVNSQGANRRLTMAAAGLTVPIWALEFGRLFMVMAALGSIASLPAVVVASTLSITAQVFLPAGSGSVAVVSDVFAATGVALTTAAAAGILSVATSIWLTVPLALLALLVTGTRIDTEEAQRLEVL from the coding sequence ATGGCCTCCGGATGGAAAAGGCATTGGAAGAGGTACGCGGCGATAGCGGCCATATCGGTCATCCTGGTGGGCGGCCTGGTCCTCCAGGCCGACCCCCGGGACCTGGCGGACAAGCTGGCCTCGGTGGACCTGTTCCTGCTGGGCGCGGCGGTGGCCCTGTTCCTGCTCAGCATACTTCTCCGGGCGGTCAGGTGGCACGTCCTCCTGCTCGCCGCGGACCAGAAGCTAAGGTTCCGCACCAGCCTGGTGCAGCTGCTGGTGGGGCAGGCCCTCAACGACCTCACCCCGGTCAAGGTCCTCGGCGACGCGGTCAGGATCGTGGGGGTGAACAAGGAGGCCTGCGTGCCCATCGGCTCGGGGCTGGCGAGCATCGTGGAGGAGAAGCTCATGGACGTCATGCTGGTGACGGCGGTCATGATCGTGTCGGCGGTCCTGCTGTTCCCCATCATGCCCTTCCAGGCCTGGATGGTCATCACCGCGGTGGTGGGCCTGGTGGTCCTGGCCAACATCGTGATCCTGCTGGTGCTGCGGCACCCCGACATAATATCGAAGGCGGGGAGCGTTGCCACCAGGGCGGCCAGGCGGCTCCGGCGGGGGGAGGGGGCGGACCGGCTGGAGGGGGCGCTGGACAAGACGGCGAGGTCCTTCGGGCAGGCCCTGGTGAACTCGCAGGGGGCCAACCGGAGGCTCACCATGGCCGCGGCGGGGCTCACCGTCCCCATCTGGGCGCTGGAGTTCGGCCGGCTGTTCATGGTCATGGCCGCCCTGGGCTCGATAGCGTCCCTGCCCGCGGTGGTGGTGGCATCCACCCTATCGATCACGGCCCAGGTGTTCCTGCCGGCGGGGAGCGGGAGCGTGGCGGTGGTCTCGGACGTGTTCGCCGCGACGGGGGTGGCGCTGACCACGGCCGCCGCGGCCGGCATCCTTTCGGTGGCGACATCCATATGGCTGACGGTGCCGCTGGCGCTCCTGGCGCTGCTGGTCACCGGGACCAGGATCGACACCGAGGAGGCGCAGAGGCTCGAGGTGCTGTGA
- a CDS encoding RAD55 family ATPase: MSEGVARARCITGIEGLDSILGGGIPAGSMVLVTGVPGAGKTSLSLEFAIRGAVMGEKSLVLTTVERPEKLLSSVPEYDFYDYKLMMDGTLAIMEVQELLDNPSTYGRPETREDMIKLAENLSKYIGENEIKRLVVDSFSTMFYGFEDGTIVRDMLLVLSEMTYVKNCTCMLISDADPKVSIESLIADGVIVLGNHERKTDLLRTMQVLKMKAASHSRSKYVIDLTSAGVLVTPMLRGGI; encoded by the coding sequence ATGTCGGAAGGCGTGGCGCGAGCGAGGTGCATTACTGGAATAGAGGGCCTCGACTCCATCCTGGGAGGCGGGATACCGGCGGGAAGCATGGTCCTCGTGACCGGCGTTCCTGGGGCCGGCAAGACCTCGCTGTCCCTGGAGTTCGCCATCCGCGGGGCCGTCATGGGCGAGAAGTCCCTGGTGCTGACCACGGTGGAGAGGCCGGAGAAGCTCCTGTCCTCCGTACCGGAATACGACTTCTACGACTACAAGCTCATGATGGACGGCACCCTGGCCATCATGGAGGTCCAGGAGCTGCTGGACAACCCCTCCACTTACGGTCGTCCGGAGACCAGGGAGGACATGATCAAGCTGGCCGAGAACCTCTCCAAGTACATCGGCGAGAACGAGATCAAGCGCCTGGTCGTCGATTCGTTCTCCACCATGTTCTACGGCTTCGAGGACGGCACCATCGTGCGCGACATGCTGCTGGTGCTGTCCGAGATGACCTACGTCAAGAACTGCACCTGCATGCTCATCTCCGACGCCGACCCCAAGGTCAGCATCGAGAGCCTCATCGCCGACGGGGTCATCGTGCTCGGCAACCACGAGCGCAAGACCGACCTGCTGCGGACGATGCAGGTGCTGAAGATGAAGGCCGCCTCCCACTCCCGATCCAAGTATGTCATCGACCTTACCAGCGCGGGCGTGCTGGTCACTCCCATGCTGAGGGGTGGGATATGA
- a CDS encoding zinc metalloprotease HtpX, translating into MMFLVLSGIFVAIGWAVGAIFFNDWVAGALIFLVIAAAMNIVSYFFSSKIVLASYRAKVVSEADAPRLYRIVRNISQTAGLPMPQVAIVPTQTPNAFATGRNPKHATVAATEGILNLLNDDELTGVLAHEMAHVKDRDILVMSVAATLAGAISYASRSFFWGSMFGGGNRDNGNILIAVIVAITAPIAALMLQMAVSRSREYLADREGAEMIGKPLYLASALRKLEAGNRARPMQFGSPTSSGMWIVNPFKGGGLVNLFSTHPPMDERIRRLENMASGIRM; encoded by the coding sequence ATGATGTTCCTGGTCCTTAGCGGCATCTTTGTCGCTATCGGCTGGGCCGTCGGTGCGATCTTCTTCAACGACTGGGTCGCCGGAGCGCTGATATTCCTAGTGATCGCGGCAGCCATGAACATAGTATCCTACTTCTTCTCCTCGAAGATAGTGCTAGCATCTTATCGAGCAAAGGTGGTCTCCGAGGCCGATGCGCCCCGGCTGTACCGCATCGTGCGGAACATCTCCCAGACCGCCGGGCTGCCCATGCCACAGGTGGCCATAGTTCCCACCCAGACGCCCAACGCCTTCGCAACCGGCAGGAACCCCAAGCATGCCACCGTGGCCGCCACGGAAGGTATACTCAACCTCCTGAACGATGACGAGCTCACCGGCGTGCTGGCGCACGAGATGGCCCACGTCAAGGACCGCGACATCCTGGTGATGAGCGTCGCCGCCACTCTGGCGGGTGCGATATCGTACGCCTCGAGGTCGTTCTTCTGGGGCTCCATGTTCGGCGGCGGCAACCGCGACAACGGCAACATCCTCATCGCCGTGATCGTGGCCATCACCGCGCCCATCGCCGCGCTGATGCTGCAGATGGCGGTGTCCCGCAGCAGGGAGTACCTGGCCGACAGGGAGGGAGCGGAGATGATCGGGAAGCCCCTCTACCTCGCCAGCGCCCTCAGGAAGCTGGAGGCGGGGAACCGCGCCCGGCCCATGCAGTTCGGCAGCCCCACCTCCTCCGGGATGTGGATCGTCAATCCCTTCAAGGGCGGCGGGCTGGTGAACCTGTTCTCCACTCACCCTCCCATGGACGAGAGGATCAGGCGCCTGGAGAACATGGCCTCCGGCATAAGGATGTAA
- a CDS encoding anion transporter, with translation MELSVPVIVMFIVFALIAVRQVGRFRLKIWQVMLGGAVAVLATMQISIPDALAAIDLDVMLFLLGMFIVGEALHRSGYLFHMAHSIFDRAGSVDRLILLMLFSVGLLSAFLMNDTLAIIGTPLVLHYASRYKISPKLMLLSLAFAVTIGSAMSPIGNPQNLLIAVSGGVPDPFVSFFSLLLLPTLVNLLLAYLVLKLFFRKEFAPRELEHHEEPIGDPRLARLCKASLAIIAVAIAAKISVAYIAPQYDFPLTLIAVAAALPIVVFSPQRADIVRKVDWPTLVFFASMFVLMAAVWSTGFFQGLVGGVEGIASVPVILGMSVGISQLVSNVPYVALIMPLLMQAGAGPNEMLALAAGSTIAGNLFILGAASNVIIIQNAEKEGCTLTFLEFAKVGVPLTALNCLVYWFFLSVL, from the coding sequence ATGGAGCTGAGCGTCCCGGTCATCGTCATGTTCATCGTTTTCGCGCTCATCGCGGTGCGTCAGGTCGGCAGGTTCCGCCTGAAGATCTGGCAGGTCATGCTGGGCGGCGCGGTGGCGGTGCTGGCGACGATGCAGATCAGCATACCGGACGCGCTGGCGGCGATCGACCTCGACGTGATGCTGTTCCTGCTGGGCATGTTCATCGTGGGGGAGGCCCTGCACCGTAGCGGGTACCTCTTCCACATGGCGCACTCCATCTTCGACCGGGCCGGGAGCGTGGACCGTCTAATCCTGCTGATGCTGTTCTCCGTCGGGCTGCTCTCCGCCTTCCTGATGAACGATACTTTGGCCATCATCGGCACGCCCCTGGTGCTGCACTACGCTTCGAGGTACAAGATCTCGCCGAAGCTGATGCTGCTGTCCCTGGCGTTCGCCGTCACCATCGGCAGCGCCATGAGCCCTATCGGGAACCCCCAGAACCTGCTCATCGCCGTGAGCGGGGGCGTCCCGGACCCTTTCGTGTCGTTCTTCTCGCTCCTGCTTCTCCCCACACTGGTGAACCTGCTGCTCGCGTACCTCGTGCTCAAGCTGTTCTTCAGGAAGGAGTTCGCGCCGAGGGAGCTGGAGCATCATGAGGAGCCGATCGGGGACCCCCGGCTGGCCCGCCTGTGCAAGGCGTCCCTGGCCATCATCGCCGTGGCCATTGCGGCCAAGATCTCGGTGGCGTATATCGCGCCACAGTACGACTTCCCGCTCACCCTCATCGCCGTCGCCGCCGCGCTGCCGATAGTGGTGTTCTCCCCCCAGCGCGCGGACATCGTCAGGAAGGTGGACTGGCCGACCCTGGTGTTCTTCGCCTCCATGTTCGTGCTGATGGCGGCGGTGTGGTCCACCGGATTCTTCCAGGGGCTGGTCGGCGGCGTGGAGGGGATCGCCTCGGTGCCGGTGATTCTGGGGATGAGCGTTGGCATAAGCCAGCTCGTTTCCAACGTCCCCTACGTCGCGCTGATCATGCCGCTGCTGATGCAGGCCGGGGCCGGACCGAACGAGATGCTTGCGCTGGCCGCCGGGAGCACCATCGCCGGGAACCTGTTCATCCTGGGGGCGGCGAGCAACGTCATAATCATCCAGAACGCCGAGAAGGAGGGGTGCACGCTCACCTTCCTGGAGTTCGCCAAGGTGGGGGTCCCGCTCACCGCGCTGAACTGCCTGGTGTACTGGTTCTTCCTCAGCGTCCTGTGA